The Pseudomonas sp. TH06 genome contains the following window.
TGACGGCAAGACGCGCAGCGTGGCCACTCAGGATGCCGCTTACCTCACCACCCGTTTGAGCCTGGCCGATCCGCTGACGCTGATCCTCGGCAGTCGCCTGGACTGGTATGACTACGATGACCGCAGCGGCGACGGCGACTACAAAGTCACCCGCAACCTGACGCGTTACGCCGGCCTGATCTACAAGCTGGACGACCATCATTCCGTCTACGCCAGCTACACCGACATCTTCACCCCGCAAACCTCGAAGGATCTCTCCGGCAAAGTGCTGGACCCGATCGTCGGTGAAAACTACGAGGTTGGCATCAAGGGCGAATATTTCAACGGCGCCCTCAACGCCAGTCTGGCCGTGTTCCAAATGGACCAGACCAACCGCGCAACCCTGGCGGAAAATCAGTTCGGCTGCCCGGTCATGACCTGCTACACCGGCTCGGGCAAAGTGCGCAGCCAGGGCATCGACATGGAGTTGCAAGGCGCGCTGACCGAAAACTGGCAGCTCGGCGCTGGCTACACCTATACCCGCGCGCACTACATCAAGGACGAAAACCCGGCCAACAATAATCAGCAATTCAAAACCGACACGCCTGAGCACTTGTTCAAGGTCTCGACGGTGTACCGCTTCCAGGGGCCGTTACAAAAACTCCGCGTCGGTGGCAACGTCTATTGGCAGAGCCGCATGTACAACGACGTCGCGCTTGCCAATGGCGGCAACTATCGATTGGAACAAGGTAGCTACGCGACCACCGACCTGATGGCCGGATACGAACTCACCAAACACCTCGACCTGCAAGTCAACGCGAACAATATCTTTGATCGCGTCTACTACTCGGCCATCGGCAGCAACATCACGTGGGGAGCCAACGACAATTACGGCAATCCGCGCAGTTACATGCTGACCGCCAAATACAAGTTCTAAGCCGCGCAATACCCGCAACAACATCGACCAAGGGCGCCCCGGAAAATCCGCGGCGCCCTTGGCTTTTGTGCAACCGGCCTATTAGCAATAGGCGACAAGAAGCGATAGTCTCTGACCCGACATCATTTCGAAGCACGCCCATGACCAGCCCAGAGTTCACATCAGACATTGAAGCCATCCGCAGCATTGATGCGGTGCCCGTGATCCTGAGCATGGTCAAGCACCTGACCGGCATGCGCTTCGCCGCCGTAGCCCGCGTTACCGAAAAAAACTGGGTGGCCTGCGCGGTCGACGACTCCATTGATTTCGGGCTCAAACCCGGTGGCGAACTGGTGCTCGAATCGACTATCTGTCATGAAATCCGTCAACACCAACAGCCCGTCATCTTCGGCCACGCCAGCCTGCACCCGCTGTTTTCGCGGCATCACACGCCAAAGACCTATGGGCTGGAGAGCTACATTTCCATTCCCATCGTCAGAGCCAACGGCGATTTTTTCGGCACGCTCTGTGCGATCGACTCCGTACCGGCCAATCTGGACGAACCGGCCATTGCAAAGACGCTGACGCTGTTCGCCCAACTGATTGCCATGAGCCTCGACACGCAAAGTCGTCTGCTGGCCACCAAAACCGAGCTGGACAACGCCCATGAACTGGGCCGGCTGCGCGAGCAATTCATCGCGGTACTGGGCCATGACCTGCGCACACCGCTGAGCGCCATTCGCATGAGCGCCGACCTGCTGGAAAGCAAGACCGAAGACAAACGCTCGCTGAATTTCATTGCGGCGATCCGCAACAGTTCCGTGCGCATGGGGGTGCTGATCGAAAACATCCTCGACTTTGCCCGGGGACGGCTCGGTGGCGGTATTCCGCTGCAACGCAAATTGGTGGATGACTTGCAGGCCACGTTGCTGTCGACCCTTGAGGAAATCAAGGTGTCCCATCCCAAGGCGACCTTTATTCATTCGCTGGACGTGCCGGCAGGTATTTATTGCGATGCATTGCGCATCAGCCAGTTGTTGTCGAACCTGCTGGGCAACGCGGCCACCCATGGTTCAACCCTCGCGCCGATCATCCTCAAGGCCTACGCCGAGAACGACGAGATTGTCATTTCGCTGACCAACCAGGGCACGCCGATTCCGGCGCAATTGATGCCATTGTTGTTCGAGCCCTTTT
Protein-coding sequences here:
- a CDS encoding GAF domain-containing sensor histidine kinase, whose product is MTSPEFTSDIEAIRSIDAVPVILSMVKHLTGMRFAAVARVTEKNWVACAVDDSIDFGLKPGGELVLESTICHEIRQHQQPVIFGHASLHPLFSRHHTPKTYGLESYISIPIVRANGDFFGTLCAIDSVPANLDEPAIAKTLTLFAQLIAMSLDTQSRLLATKTELDNAHELGRLREQFIAVLGHDLRTPLSAIRMSADLLESKTEDKRSLNFIAAIRNSSVRMGVLIENILDFARGRLGGGIPLQRKLVDDLQATLLSTLEEIKVSHPKATFIHSLDVPAGIYCDALRISQLLSNLLGNAATHGSTLAPIILKAYAENDEIVISLTNQGTPIPAQLMPLLFEPFSRSEAGQRCEGLGLGLYIASQITTAHNGTLSVTSDAESGTRFVARFPAQFKWL